The Ovis aries strain OAR_USU_Benz2616 breed Rambouillet chromosome 11, ARS-UI_Ramb_v3.0, whole genome shotgun sequence genome window below encodes:
- the CHCT1 gene encoding CHD1 helical C-terminal domain containing protein 1, whose protein sequence is MEASDGQADEREEPLEQGMNAPSLEKSSNTAPAKDSLVRHAKGLDRDTFKICKEYLRPLKKFLRKLHLPKDLPQKKKLKYMKQSLVILGDHINTFLQHYCRAWEMKHWKKMLWRFVSLFSELEAKQLRKLYKYTKNNQTAKFLVAFCPLDAPESSLLADQEDSLPKLCTAWGLRSHLSGMKERLSKLQAPGHPACLLKELRARGPRRRGSKLPQEPKLKRRRIKEAPDTPETCP, encoded by the exons ATGGAAGCCTCTGATGGGCAGGCGGACGAAAGGGAGGAGCCTCTAGAGCAG gggatgaaTGCACCCAGCTTAGAGAAGAGCTCCAATACCGCCCCAGCCAAAGACTCCCTTGTGCGCCATGCCAAGGGCCTTGACCGGGACACCTTCAAAATT TGTAAAGAATATCTAAGGCCACTGAAGAAGTTCCTGCGAAAGCTGCACCTGCCAAAGGACCTTCCGCAGAAGAAAAAACTCAAGTACATGAAGCAGAGCCTGGTGATCCTAGGGGACCACATCAACACCTTTCTGCAGCACTACTGCCGGGCCTGGGAAATGAAGCACTGGAAGAA GATGCTCTGGCGGTTTGTCTCCCTCTTCTCAGAGCTGGAGGCGAAGCAGCTTCGCAAACTCTACAAGTATACCAAGAACAACCAGACCGCCAAGTTCCTG GTGGCCTTCTGCCCCTTGGATGCCCCGGAGAGCTCCTTGCTGGCTGACCAGGAGGACAGTCTGCCCAAGCTCTGCACTGCCTGGGGGCTCCGTAGCCATCTCAGTGGCATGAAGGAGAGGCTGTCCAAGCTGCAGGCCCCGGGCCACCCGGCCTGCCTGCTGAAGGAGCTGAGAGCCAGGGGCCCCCGCAGGAGAG GTTCTAAGCTTCCTCAAGAGCCGAAACTCAAGAGAAGGAGGATTAAGGAAGCCCCAGACACTCCAGAGACCTGTCCGTAG